The DNA region ACATTAACATTCATTGGTTGATTGAAATGGGCACACATTACCGAATAGTTGAGTTTCTCTGAAGCAGTTGGAAAGACGTACATCAAAAGGCACTCAAGAAGTTCTCCGAGATGAACAATGCATACACAACAATACTTAAATTTatcttcaaaaacttttttttcatctaACAAACTCATCCATCAAACAATTTCCTTAGAAAAATAGGTTTTAACAATTCTAGATTTTTTTGACATATCTGACATATCTAATTGAAACCATAGAACAAACACAAAATGACAAACTACACAGAAACAAATCATCCATTGGTCTCACCATGATTATACGACAAAATATAACTATAAATATTGCTTATCCCTTCAATGTCTCTTCTCGAATTCAttgtttcttttaattttttaatatgaTACATTTCCAAAAATGTTCTCTTGTACAAATTCATCTCCACATCCAGTACCTCTGCTAGGTCCCATCCCATGACATGGTCTGTCTTTCGGCAATGTTCTGCAAGAGCACAAACCTTCTTtggattttatttattcaacatAGGAGTGATATAAAAAATCCAAAGAAGGTTTGTGCTCTTGCAGAACATTGCCGAAAGACAGACCATGTCATGGGATGGGACCTAGCAGAGGTACTGGATGTGGAGATGAATTTGTACAAGAGAACATTTTTGGAAATGTAtcatattaaaaaattaaaagaaacaaTGAATTCGAGAAGAGACATTGAAGGGATAAGCAATATTTATAGTTATATTTTGTCGTATAATCATGGTGAGACCAATGGATGATTTGTTTCTGTGTAGTTTGTCATTTTGTGTTTGTTCTATGGTTTCAATTAGATATGTCAGATATGTCAAAAAAATCTAGAATTGTTAAAACCTATTTTTCTAAGGAAATTGTTTGATGGATGAGTTtgttagatgaaaaaaaaattttttgaagataAATTTAAGTATTGTTGTGTATGCATTGTTCATCTCGGAGAACTTCTTGAGTGCCTTTTGATGTACGTCTTTCCAACTGCTTCAGAGAAACTCAACTATTCGGTAATGTGTGCCCATTTCAATCAACCAATGAATGTTAATGTGACTTcgttattttgtttttagagTCCTGATGAAGGATCTGTAAAGATCCGAAACGTCGACTAAGAATAAATGTAGTATTCAGAATCAGCCCTTTCATTTCCAACAATCCCGTTAGTCAGATTACatcatatatacatatatatatatatatatatatatatatatatatatatatatgtgtgtGTGCAGGGGGGGATAATGCCCTCGGGGAGTGACGACCCCGCATACCCGAGTCACCCAGCCCCCAGGTCAGCAGCCTGGGAAGCTGTAGATTAGAAGCTCCTATCACTAGAAGCATGATGCAGGGCGGTAGAGGGCAGCGGGCTGGCCCTCTTCGGAGCCGTCTGGAGGTAGAGCATGTTGGGGTCAGCTGTGGGGCaagcggcgcagccccccgagatggcaccgtaagCCATAGCATCAGGAACATCAGAAGAGTCAGAAGAAGTATCAGTTTGGACGGAATAAGAAACCGTCCCGCTGAACCTCAGACAACACATGGAAGAACACGTTGGACGGAGGAAGAGAATATCCTCATTATACGAGTTCATTTTATTGCTGAGGAACTACGCCAACAAAATACGGAACAAAGAACGTATCGACAAATCCTGACCACCACTTGGAATGAGATCAATCCGAGTAGGCTCTCATATCCGAATCTGCTGGCAAATAGGGTTAGATGgatattggaaaatgaaaaattctcaaGCGTCGAACTCGAATCCATCAGAAAAAGCGTGAGACCATACGCCCCAGTCCCAACTAATGGCGCTACCATCACTGAGGAAGCGAACCCCGAACAACAGGTTCAAGCGACACTTGAGTACAGGAAAACAGAGAAAGTTCTCAGAAGGTTCATACAGATGTATGCCAAGATCAATCCTCACGAGAGGCCAAGAATACCAAGACTCAAAGGATCACTGAAGATATTGAAAAGTGTTAGAAGGacaaatgaaataatgaaaaaaatcatgccAGACAATCTCAACATCGAGCAAGTCACTGATTATGTTTATGCCGGGGCTGTAACTGTGTGCGAAGAAAGTAACGTGAGGCTAATTGTTACCAAAAGCCGAATACGAGAGAACAGAGCACCACCATGGAAGATCcgcctggaaaaaaaaatagagagTATACGATCAAAAATAGGAGTGCTACATACTTACCTGAACTCCAACTCGCCATCCAGAAAAACAACTAAAAAGATCTCATGCATAGCATCAGAACACAATGTAAGAGGTAGGGATGGACCCTTCAAGCAAAAACTTATGGTAATATATGACACCCTGAAACAAAAAGCACAAGCATTAGGGAATAGGGTGAAACGATATAATGAAAGGGTAAAAAGGTACAAGAATAACCAGTTGTACTATAAAAACCAAAAACTATTCTACCGACAACTAGAGGAAACAACTACAGCTGAAGAGGATTTCCCAAAACCCGATGAAATGCGCACAACATGGGAAGAAATCTGGAGCGACAAGGGAGAGCATGATGATGGGGCGTCTTGGATACGGGAAGCAGAGGaggaatcaaaaaattatgtcatgGATCAGGTTACCATCACTGAGGATGATGTTAGAGcaacattaaaaaaaacatgCAACTGGTCTGCGCCGGGACCCGATGGGCTCCATAATTACTGGTGGAAGCACTTCAGCTCCACACACAAAATGATAGCAAAGTTATTTCAGCAGGCCTTGGTGAATCCATCTCAATTACCGAACACCCTAACACTTGGCATAACTCACATGATTCCGAAGGGGCCGAAAAACAATAATCCCAAAGATTATAGGCCAATTACCTGCTTACCTGTCGTATATAAAATCCTGACAGGAGTGATAACCCAAAAAATCTGGAAACATgttggaaaaaacaaaattctagcACGTGAACAAAATGGATGCCTAAAAGATGCAAAGGGTAGCAAGGAGTTGCTTATTGTTGATTCGCTCATCACCAAACAAGCGAAAAAGAAACAACGTAATATATCGATGGCATGGATTGATTATAGAAAAGCCTTCGATTCCATACCACATTCATGGCTGCTAAAAACTTTAAGATTATATGGAGTATCGGAGGCGATAATCAATCTCCTCAAATATCTTATGCTGACATGGAGAACAAGACTACACCTGAATACGAATACAGGTGAATATACAACTGCTGAAATCAAGATCAGAAGAGGGCTTTTTCAAGGAGACAAATTAAGCACACTCTGGTTCTGCCTCGCAATAAACTTCTTGAGCAAATTACTTAATAACACCAAGTACGGCTACATCCtcaaaaaaacaaacaacacAAAAATCAATCATCAGCTCTACATCGATGACCTCAAATTGTACGCAGCAAATGAAGATCAACTTCGAAGACAGCTTAGAATCGTGACATCCTTCACAGAAACTGTGAAGATGGAGATGGGCTTGGATAAGTGTGCGGTGCTGCATGTAAAGAGAGGAAAACTAGTGGAGGGAGAAGCCATGCTTATACAGCAGGGCTTACAAATACAGAGGATGGGACCAGAGGAAACTTACAAATACCTGGGAATCCAACAAGGGCTTGAAATTAAAACAGCTGCAGCAAGAAATGCCTTTAAAACCAAGGTCATTGAAAGGGTAAAAAAAGTATTGCAAAGCAAACTTAATGCAAAATCAACGTTCACAGCAATTAAGGCTTGGGCGATGCCCTGTCTTGCTTATTCCTGCGGCGTCATCAAATGGTCAACTACGGAACTAAGAGCTCTAGACACACAAATTAGGGTACTCCTCACCAGGTATGGAATGCACCACCCTCATGCATCAGTCACAAGATTATACATTCCAAGAAATGAAGGAGGAAGAGGCCTACAGAAAATTGAGCACATGCATCACACTGTAGTCAAACAAATGAGAGAGtattttcaatcaaaaaactCACCTTTCTATCAAGCTATAGCCGAAGAAGACCACAACATAACAGCCCTGAACCTGGCATCGAGAATAGACCCAGTAGAAACCTCAAACATCGAGGAAATCACTCGGGAATGGCATGGTAAAGCCCTTCATGGAAGATATCCCACTGCCCTGAAATGGAATAAGATCAACAAAGAAAAGTCTGTTTCTTACCTGAAAGCCGGTTATCTTTTTCCAGAGACGGAAGGCAGACTTGCAGCCATCCAAGACCAGGTAATACCTACGAGAGCCTACCTGAAAAATATAGTGAAAAAGAACTTGCCAACAGACAGATGTCGCAGATGCTCACAATCCGTAGAAACGATCCAGCATGTCACTTCCTCTTGTGCAACTCTCGCTCCCAAAGAATACACGGATCGTCACAATGCCATGGCAAAAGTTTACCACCAGGCAATTGCCATAAAACATGGATTattaaaatatcataaaaaaattcatgaatactCACCACAAACTCTGCTAGAGAATGAAAACCtgaagctctactgggatcatCCACTAATTACTGATCGATCAGTCTTACACAACCGCCCAGACATTGTCATCTTTGACAAGAAAGAAAAGACGGCAACAATCATTGACATCACGGTTCCAGCGGATGACAACGCTGAGAAAGCTTACACTGAGAAAATAGTCAAATATCATGACCTGGCTTTTGAACTGAAAGAGATTCACCAACTTACCTGTACTTCGATCCTTCCGCTCGTCATCACAACCAATGGACTTGTTGAAATGCACCTGACCCAACACACTACGCAGCTCGGACTTGATGAAAGCCTAATCGATGTGGCACAAAGGGAAGTCATTCTCTGGACTACAAGAATAGTCAGAAGATTCCTCACCAGCAGCTGAGAAATGCTTTGATCCTTGTGATCCGGCATAATCATGCGCCTACCCAGAAtggtgatttaaaaaaaaaaaaaaaaaaaaaaaaaaaaaaaaatatatatatatatatatatatagttataaagtgttaataccacctccaaaatagtaactcgtttaacgctctcacctcatatatatcgctgtcacctccgaaatcggaggtgacaacgttttgccttgttttttagcttgttagattcaggaggattcagggaccaacatatcaaaaaatcgttttgaggtcacaacgcaccccctttatgtactgaacaatcttttagttcgagtgtatatcactggcgctagtgtgctgagctgtatatcgaagaattgctctggaagactctttgctcgttaccacctccgaaaatggcaacgttttactgtgcaagcagatgtagacaggcggaatatcagtatacggaggaattaagtaaagagaggcgcagcgcgttttctcctccattattgcaagccaggcggcatatctcatcgattttttatcgcattcctttgtgggggaaagaatcacgtgaaagagaaccaatcttggctctctcgaatgggattatgactgtttatatttcatcgtgcgtatatctatgcatccgttgaacttctttcatctcaagctaacactataattctgaatttggcgaactatttcattacctatctgaaaacgaatcgatttgagtcttgtccataatgatatttcttctctctatggaaatgatccatatggataatactacctattagtataacgaataatcagtattgtcacattgcatataataaaataacctgttcagagaaaaacattttttggataagaaaattcagatgttaatggtgatgaatattcaaggacaatgtgccaatccgaaaattttcatttcagaatcaggagaaaaaaatgctacaaatttcacaataccacagaaatgaacaacgtcggctaaaccgaatgttggacattgtgttatttcaaatggaacgctctttatatttttcttgaatcatatttctcaatgattttgaggaatcctttgctcagaaacatctcttttattatcgattatgtttaaatattggattttcccgaaaatttgaagagcttgtaccatctctctggtttaaatatttcagtgatgtatcataaagaaaattaccaattatatcgaaacaagtaagattttatgaagaattcgccaaaacagattcgcatttttcgatagatcatacagggtgtaagggaaaaaataaacaatattgaagtctttggaaggcctcgagtcaacatattttgaaattgcaaccatatttttgtcaagatataatgaatcctcaaaatgaagttaataatatagatacatactcggatacatatgattgattaacttctactatctaaaataaaaaggtacatagataaaataaagctatatacaggatatctgtaaacaaatgcgaaggaataagggagatgattccttaatgaaaataagcgggggtatttcctgtaaattttccaaatcgacagcccttccaagatatagcttttggaaggcgatgacgagtttacagtttttaattttttttacaggtctgaaaaacactgagtcataaaactatacatattatgaagcactgagtagattgttaccagtttcaacttcggcaagctcgtagtttaggcggtaaattgctatcgattttttcaatgtgtctctcccttaaattcaaaaatttctgtgaaaatgttgaaatttgagttattatgctattgtcatagaagtatacgaaactagcaggtcgggggatccaagatttcgggccgcaccttaaaaaaacataataaaatgaatttcgtgaatacctaccgaggctgaaaaccactattctccgctataaaaaattagtattattccaataatataccgacttaatgaatgctacgttgctattactataaggcccggttgttcagttcaggatgaggccgagatttaagatgatcctagattaacctgacagaactgaactgaaatgtcaaaatcaatctaggataaactttaatcccgaactgaacaactgctatacatgtagagtttcggattttgcgagaatctactactttttcttcaaaacaacaactacgctgaagaaaatgtgattgactgttagcgacgcggaatatcaaccatctaaattctgtagtccatacaaatttttttgaactctcatcatactatatagcagtgggatactgaaatccgtcatttgtcaaaatgagttgtaagttcatagactgaccaacattttcgaaagctattgatctattaattaaatcgttctataattggtcctaaattgacagtagtattgtgaaaaacgatatgcagcggattatctaaacacgaaataaattctgaaatgtttcggatcataaggttaattgaataagtatcttgttcgtatcatttgttgaacttcattattctaaatattcatcaatgaatgaaaatataatatcaacacacataattttttgatttattcgtcatcaaatcattaaataaatcgtttctcgaaaagtttcgagtcttggggcgaatataatattgaattatttacatcattatttgtcgaacttcaaagttctgaatgaattaaaatctaaacttgacaatatacgagacagttttcgcaagagtttcaatgaaatctgaaaattttcatcattctggagcattctggacatcaataattctcgaatcatccatggcataaattcaattttatccaatataacacgcaaaacgaaatgttactcgaactcatcttgagcaattcgttcctaaaaagctcgaatcaggtagaaaagtttgaacccttcgtatcagcattaacacgtgttttgcagtaaacagatgccgatttcattttcaacgggcaatgtaaccagggtcggggggatgaaccagagtctctggacgaacgtttctcacaacaagaagaatttgaattttcatatgaggatGAGGGCATTTGttgcaaaattttcagagtacaaggagtatacagggtgtttcacgagtaaacagacaaatgaaaaccgtgaatagagggcattgcgctgagttcaaaatcaccccatatacagggtgtcccaaaactagtgaatcaaacgtcacaccacgatagagtaaaccaaatattatcgaatgacaccaacattagttcaacgaaaacgtaccgtttccaaaataatcagaattttattaaaatacctaaagttcccgattttcgaactatttttcttaataacagggccagtttgtgaagaaggatatcgattttaaatcatattgaactaagattattgttttgtctccccttattgaaattatttcaagtagttaatcgataaccataacctaagtctcgacctaagttgatgttaattgaaacaattgttttttctacatgattttcaatactcagattaaacaggggtgataatatgggagaaaaacgctatccttaattacaaatttgccttgtaattgaaaaaatagttcgaaaatcggcaactttaggttaggtttcctcagaaaccgtacattttcgctcaactaatgttgttgtcattcgatagtatttgatctactctatcgtggtgtgacgtttgtttcgatagtttcggggcaccctatatatgggtttcttcagtgttttttgaaatttctcgaatttccgttcggctataactcctgaaattctctatcaagtcgactgaaaatttatatttagccttgagttgttaatttcattgaaacagagcatttaaattcgacaaaaatcaggaccgggctcagtgaggctttacttaacttcaaactcataaaaacaccgtgtatgtagttttttaataataatttaaacttttttgttatttgcattattattgtctcaaaatgaattgatttttgggttgccctacctgttgatcatgttctagaaaaaattgttttggtcagacgcctctaaggaatagaggacttcatgaaaatagaaattctccaaaatagtcattcacaatgatgaaatgttacaaaattgataatgcacaaatatggatggaagaactacgctatcttgaaactaaatattaaaacttgatcttcagaattaatctatttttctatggacaactagttgtgtgaatgaaaacaaagaaagaaatcgcggggtgtcagatctggagatctagcagtccaatgttggggtcctacccttcaaatgaaatgacctgaaatactgataaatacttttgctggtgcatgaatatcatcaatgtttcaataacaaattgtaataagaccagaccaatccatagatttccatagatccaataatgaatataacggaataagtgaagaattcgaaagtgcatttatcatacttattcgaagtgccaatcattaccttcactaaaagaccaaatgaggtgaaaatcaattcgaaaaattacttcaggtccacgttgtccataaaaagcgattcattcggaagatatcaagttataattattattttcatgatagcgtagttttttattgctatttttgttcattatcgataataaagcttattatcactgtgaatgatttatctgaataaccagatatgctaaaatatcaaaaacgaaaaaattcagttgcacatttccaattccatttttagatttccacatctgattggcgatcatattcataccattaattattgtgaagtaaaagtcaatatgcagcgctgttttttctagtggcatttcaccaccaaataattattcattaaaaattatccacttataaagcataccaaaatttcattgattttgagaaaatctatgcagatacctgaaaaattcaaaattatgacgaaaaaaactacaaacagagtgttttgcatgagtttaagtttgaatatggcctcaatgagtccggtcctgtgttcgtcaacttttaatgttctgttttattgaaacttacaagcttaagcggataatgagtttttagccgaatacaactgaattatttggagttatagctgaacgaaaattcgggaaatttg from Coccinella septempunctata chromosome 1, icCocSept1.1, whole genome shotgun sequence includes:
- the LOC123318525 gene encoding uncharacterized protein LOC123318525, which produces MMQGGRGQRAGPLRSRLEVEHVGVSCGASGAAPRDGTVSHSIRNIRRVRRSISLDGIRNRPAEPQTTHGRTRWTEEENILIIRVHFIAEELRQQNTEQRTYRQILTTTWNEINPSRLSYPNLLANRVRWILENEKFSSVELESIRKSVRPYAPVPTNGATITEEANPEQQVQATLEYRKTEKVLRRFIQMYAKINPHERPRIPRLKGSLKILKSVRRTNEIMKKIMPDNLNIEQVTDYVYAGAVTVCEESNVRLIVTKSRIRENRAPPWKIRLEKKIESIRSKIGVLHTYLNSNSPSRKTTKKISCIASEHNVRGRDGPFKQKLMVIYDTLKQKAQALGNRVKRYNERVKRYKNNQLYYKNQKLFYRQLEETTTAEEDFPKPDEMRTTWEEIWSDKGEHDDGASWIREAEEESKNYVMDQVTITEDDVRATLKKTCNWSAPGPDGLHNYWWKHFSSTHKMIAKLFQQALVNPSQLPNTLTLGITHMIPKGPKNNNPKDYRPITCLPVVYKILTGVITQKIWKHVGKNKILAREQNGCLKDAKGSKELLIVDSLITKQAKKKQRNISMAWIDYRKAFDSIPHSWLLKTLRLYGVSEAIINLLKYLMLTWRTRLHLNTNTGEYTTAEIKIRRGLFQGDKLSTLWFCLAINFLSKLLNNTKYGYILKKTNNTKINHQLYIDDLKLYAANEDQLRRQLRIVTSFTETVKMEMGLDKCAVLHVKRGKLVEGEAMLIQQGLQIQRMGPEETYKYLGIQQGLEIKTAAARNAFKTKVIERVKKVLQSKLNAKSTFTAIKAWAMPCLAYSCGVIKWSTTELRALDTQIRVLLTRYGMHHPHASVTRLYIPRNEGGRGLQKIEHMHHTVVKQMREYFQSKNSPFYQAIAEEDHNITALNLASRIDPVETSNIEEITREWHGKALHGRYPTALKWNKINKEKSVSYLKAGYLFPETEGRLAAIQDQVIPTRAYLKNIVKKNLPTDRCRRCSQSVETIQHVTSSCATLAPKEYTDRHNAMAKVYHQAIAIKHGLLKYHKKIHEYSPQTLLENENLKLYWDHPLITDRSVLHNRPDIVIFDKKEKTATIIDITVPADDNAEKAYTEKIVKYHDLAFELKEIHQLTCTSILPLVITTNGLVEMHLTQHTTQLGLDESLIDVAQREVILWTTRIVRRFLTSS